TCGAGTTTTACCCCACCCTGCTGAACCAGGCGCCGGGCCTCGCTAATGCTGCTTGCCATGCTAGTTTCTTTCATGACCGTCAGGAGTCCTGCCGGCTCCGTCAGACGGTACTCTGGCATATCGTCCGGCAGCTCTCCCCTTTGGAAGACAGTCCGAAAGTGTTCCTCGGCCGCATCGGCTGCCGCATCTCCATGGAAAATACTGACGATTTCCCGGGCAAGCTCCATCTTGATATCGCGTGGGTGTCGCGAACCGTTGGCCAGCGTTTCTTTGACGGCAGCAACCTGTTCTGGCAGGTAGCGGGTCGCCAATTCGAAGTAGATCGGCATGGCATGGTCGGGCAAGGACATCACTTTGCCGTACATGTCGTTCGGTTCGGCCGTGATCTCGATGGCATTGCCCATGCTTTTACTCATGCGGACCTGACCATCGGTACCGGGCAGGATATCCATCAGGATCGCTACCTGCGGATTTTGGCCCATGGCTTGCTGGAGCTTGCGGCCGGCAACCAGAATATTGAACAGCTGATCGGTGCCGCCCACCTGTACATCGGTTTCCATGGCAACTGCGTCGTATGCCTGCATCATGGCATAGAAGGTTTCCTGAAGGAAAATGGGATCGCCTTTTTCGAAGCGCAGTGCGAAATTCTCCCTGGCCAGAAACTGTTGCACGGTGA
Above is a genomic segment from Chloroflexota bacterium containing:
- the tyrS gene encoding tyrosine--tRNA ligase, encoding MSKTKSIDEQVALLTQGTTYGDEETKRKMTAELRQRLIDAEEQGRPLRVYCGYDPTRPDLHLGHTITMRKLRQFQDLGHEVTFLIGSYTSLVGDPSDKNKMRPLMTQEEVAANAKTYTDQAFRILDPEKTIVRHNGTWLADLTLLDLMQIGQNFTVQQFLARENFALRFEKGDPIFLQETFYAMMQAYDAVAMETDVQVGGTDQLFNILVAGRKLQQAMGQNPQVAILMDILPGTDGQVRMSKSMGNAIEITAEPNDMYGKVMSLPDHAMPIYFELATRYLPEQVAAVKETLANGSRHPRDIKMELAREIVSIFHGDAAADAAEEHFRTVFQRGELPDDMPEYRLTEPAGLLTVMKETSMASSISEARRLVQQGGVKLDGEVIQDFRAELVPAEQEQVLQVGKRKFLKITA